CTGGGCCGCGTACTGCACGCCCAGTCGTTCGATGGCGTCCACGAAGGCGCGCAGGTGATTGCGCGAGCCGCACAACAGGCTGGCATAGGCCTGCTCGATATCGGCGTGGTCCGTGCGCTCGATGGCCGCCTGTATGTCCTGCATGTCGACTTCCTCGATAAGACCGCCCACATGCAGGGCCTCGAGTTCCGAAGCCATGCCGCGCGTGACCAGTTGATCGTACAGGCCCTGCAGGTCGGTATTGGTGAAATAGCCGACGGCGTCGAGCGCCGGATCCACCAGGCCGTACTTGTCCAGCAGCATCTGGATGGTCTCGGTATGGGTCTGCTCGGATTCGGCGATGTTGACGAACACGCGCTGGTTCCAGTACTGGTCCATGGTCAGGTAGACGTCGCGGGCGAGTTTCTCCTCCTCGCGCATGTAGGTCAGGTCTTCGGCTTCGGCTACGCTCAGGCCGGTGAGGGGTTCATCGGAAAATGCCGGCTGTGCGGCGGCCAGCGACAGGGCAACAACAAATCCTGCGGTGATGCGGGAACTTTTCATACTTCAGTCCTCTGTTTTACTCGGCCCTCAGGGGCCTCTCGTGACAAGGGGTGAATGAATACTAACCTCATGTAGGCGGAGCATAAACCGAGCGGGAGGGTGTGTAATGCGGTCTGCGCGACTGACAGATCCTGTCATCGGCGGGCGGGTGTGTCAGGTATTCAGCGGCTTAGCATCGGCCTGCGATGCCGTGGCGATCGGTGAGCGGGATGCCGTTTCTGTGACCGGGCGCACGTTTGCGGGCGTGTGTGACCGGCAGGGCTGGTATCCTTGGATCATGCCTTCGCACCTGTTGCTGCTCGCTGTGCTGTTGATCCCGCCCCTGTCGCTGGCCGGGCCGCTGTTCGATGCGCATCTGCACTACGATGCGGAACATCTCGGTGCGATGCCGCCGGAAGCGGCGCTTGCGCGCCTGGACGGCAGCGATGTCCGCCACGCCCTGGTGACCGGGATGCCGCCGCGTACCGTCCTGGAACTGCATCGGCTCGCGCCGCAGCGCATCATCCCCCTGCTCGGGGTATACCGCAGGCCCGGGGACAAACGCGACTGGCATGCCGATGCCGGTCTGCCCGAGTGGGTCGAGCGGACGCTCGAGACCGGTCCCTGGCGCGGTATCGGTGAATTGCACATACTGGCGCCCCACCGGCACAGTCCGGTGCTGCGGCGGCTGGCGGAACTGGCGGTCGCGCACGATCTTCCGCTGCTGCTGCACGCCGACCCGGCCGTGGTCGACACCCTCTATGAGACCGTTCCCGGCCTAACCCTGATCTGGGCCCATGCCGGAACCTATCCGTATCCGCGGCTGATTGCCGACTACCTCGCACGTTATCCGCGGCTGCATGTGGACCTGTCGGTGCGCGACGCGCGCATTGCGCCCGGCGGCGAACTGGATGATGCCTGGTACCGGCTGCTGGTCGAGCATTCCGAGCGCTTCCTGGTGGGGGTGGATACCTTCAGCCTTGCCCGCTGGCAGGCGTATGACCGGGTGGTCGCCGGCATCCGACACTGGCTGGCGCAGCTGCCGCCGGAGACGGCCGAACGCCTGGCCCGGGGCAATGCCGAACGGCTGTTGGGGGTGAGGGGCGAGGAGTGAGGCGGTGTCCTGTGCGGGGCTCCGTGCTATCCTGCGTCCGGCCCGGGCAGCCGCCCGCCCGGCTATCCCAGTCAGGACTGTTTCGGTTGCAGATTTATGGTTGAAGTCATCCTCCGTGACCTGGATCCGGCCTCGCTGCGTGCGCGGGCCGGCCGCTGGATCGAGTCGCCGCGTGTGCAGCACGCGATCGTCTTCCTGATCGTGATCAATGCCATCATCCTGGGCCTGGAGACCTCGCCGGCGGTGATGGAGCGCGTCGGTCCGGCGCTGAGACTGGCCGACAGCCTGATCCTGGGCGTGTTCGTGGTCGAGATCGCGATCAAGCTGTTTGCCTACCGGCTGCGTTTCTTCACCATCGCCTGGAATGTGTTCGACTTCATCGTGGTGGGCATTGCGCTGATTCCCGCCAGCGGGCCGCTGGCCGTCCTGCGCGCCCTGCGCGTGCTGCGTGTGCTGCGCCTGATCTCGATGGTGCCCAAGCTGCGCTTCATCGTGGAGGCGCTGCTGCATGCGGTGCCGGGCATCGCCTCCATCGCCGGGCTGATGCTGCTGCTGTTCTATGTGTTCGCGGTGATGGCCACCGGCCTGTTCGGGCAGCAGTTCCCGGACTGGTTCGGCTCCATCGGCGCTTCCATGTACACCCTGTTCCAGATCATGACCCTGGAGAGCTGGTCCATGGGGATCGTGCGGCCGGTGATGGAGCTCTATCCGCATGCCTGGCTGTTCTTCGTGCCCTTCATCCTGATCGCCACCTTCACCATGCTGAACCTGTTCATCGGCATCATCGTCGATACCATGCAGACCATGCACGAGGCCGAGCACAGCCGCGACCGCAGCCTGATCGAACAGCGTATCGAGGCCGAGGGCGGGGCCATCGAGGACGAGATCCGCGGCCTGCGGGCGGAGATCCGGGAACTGAAGGCGGCCCTCGACCGCGGCCGGCCCTGACCGGCCCGCGTCGTGTCATTGCGATGCCCGGACCCGAAGGGTAGGGTGGCCATGATTAACCCCCGGAGGATGAGGCTGACAATGACACGGTATCTGTCCGCATTCTGCTTGTTGCTGCCGGCGACACTGATGGGCGCCCAGGTCGAGCGCGAGTACAACCCCGATTCCGGCATCGAAACCGTGCAGGTGGAGCATCCGGGCATGTCGCTGCAGCTGCTGCCGCTGAACCGGGATTACGTGGCGGCGGTCTTCTCCGCCCGCGGACTGCCGCCGGACATCGTCGCCAGCACCCGGCAGTACTGCACCTTCGGCACCATCCTGCGCAATATCGGTGACGAGGTGCTGGAGTACGATCTCACCCGCTGGCGCTATGTGACACCCGACGGCCGGACCCACCGGGTCAAGACCAAGACCGAGTGGCTGGAGGAATGGCGCGGCCGCAATCTCGCCTTCCGCTGGGTGCTGCTGCATGAGGCGCAGACCTATCAGCCCGGCGACTGGGGGCAGGGTTTCACCACCGTGGAGTTGCCGCCCGGCACCCGCTTCGATCTTCATTATGTCTGGACCCAGGGAGGTGAACTGCATGAAGCCAAGCTCGAAGACGTCAGATGCGCCCCGGAAGGGGTGCCGCAATCCGCTCCCTGAGATGCTGGCGCGCCTGCTGCTGAGCATCGCCTTGCTGGCCTTTGCGCCGGCGGCGCCGGCCGATCTGGGGCATGACCTGACCCGATTGCCGGAACCGGTCCCGGCGCCGGATTTCGCGCTGGAGGATATGGACGGCGAGATTCACCGGCTGTCGGACCTGCGCGGCCGGGTGGTGATGGTCAACTTCTGGGCCACCTGGTGTCCGCCCTGCCGCGAGGAGATGCCCTCGATGGAGGCGGTCTACCAGGGGCTGAAGGACGAAGGCTTCCAGGTGCTGGCGGTGAACCAGTGGGAGTCGCCCGATCAGGTCTTCCCCTACATGGGCCAACTCGACGTCTATCCCAGCTTCCCCGTCCTGTTCGACCGTGACAGCAGCGTGGCCGAGGCCTACGGGGTGAAGGGACTGCCCACCACCGTGCTGATCGATCCGCAGGGGCGGGTGGTCTATCGCGCCGTCGGCGGCCGCAATTTCAATCACGCCGAGGTGCGGGCGCTGATCCGGGGGTTGATGGAGCATGAGGAGTGAGGCGGGATGAAGGCGGTCCTGCTGATTCTCGCCGCGCTGATCCTGCTCGCCATGATCACCCTGGCGGTGCTTGCCCTGCACAGCCGCTCGCAGGCGCCGCCCGGGCGCGTTGACGGCCGGCTGCCGCCCTGTCCCGACAGTCCCAACTGCGTCTGCAGTGAATATCCCGCCGACAGCGCGCATTATGTCGAACCGCTGAGGCTGCCGGGGGATCTGTCGCCGGCCTCGGTGCTGGACCGGCTCGGAGAGCAGGTGCGGTCACTGGGCGGTACGGTAACGACCGTGCAGCCGGACTATCTGGTCGCCGGCTTCCGCTCTCGTGTGTTCGGTTTCGTGGATGACCTGCAGCTGCGGCCGGATGCGCAGGCGGGCGTGGTGCATGTGCGTTCCGCCTCGCGCGTCGGGCACAGTGATCTCGGCGTCAACCGTCAGCGGGTGGAGGCATTGCGCCAGCGCTGGCGGCAGGCAGGCGGGGTCGGCCGAACTGTTGCAGAAAAATAACTCCGTTTGCCATGGGCTTGCCGCTGCCGTCGTTTGACTTTCATGGTCACAGCGTCTAGGTTTTTGACTGGGGAAGAAAATTCACGATGGCTGTGCCCCCAGCCTGATCCTGCTAACCGGTAATCGAACAGCACAGGGTGGCTGTCCGGCCCTGCCTGTGCATGGATCAGCGGCGCGGCCCGCCCGGAGTCATTCTGATGCCAGTCAACGGGAACGGCGAGGGAAAAGACAAACTCGTCGTCGAGAACCTCTACAAGATCTTCGGCCCTGATCCCGACGAGGCCATGCGCCTGCTGGAACAGGGGCTGTCCAAGGACGAGATCTTCGAACGCACCCGCACCACCGTCGGCGTCCAGAACGCCAACTTCGCCATCCGCGACGGCGAGGTGTTCGTCGTCATGGGCCTGTCCGGGTCGGGCAAGTCCACCCTGGTGCGGATGCTCAATCGTCTGATCGAACCCACCCACGGCCGCATTCTGCTCGATGGCCGGGATGTGACCGCCATGGGCAGAAAGGAACTCATCCGCATGCGCCGCGAGCACATGAGCATGGTGTTCCAGTCCTTTGCCCTGCTGCCGCACAAGACGGTTGCCGAGAACGCCGCCTTCGGGCTCGACGTGGCCGATGTGTCGAAGGAAGAGCAGCGCGAGCGTGCCATGAAGGCGCTGGAGACGGTCGGCCTGGGCCAGTACGGCGACAGCTATCCGGACGAACTCTCCGGCGGCATGAAGCAGCGCGTGGGGCTTGCCCGCGCCCTGGCCACCGATGCCTCGATCCTGCTCATGGACGAGGCCTTCTCCGCCCTGGATCCGCTGATCCGCACCGAGATGCAGGATGAACTGGTGCGGCTGCAGCAGCGCGAGGCGCATACCATTGTGTTCATCTCCCATGATCTGGACGAGGCCATCCGCATCGGTGACCGCATCGCCATCATGGAAGGCGGCGCCATCGTGCAGATCGGCACCCCGGAGGAGATCGTCACCAGTCCCGCCAATGAGTATGTAAGATCCTTCTTCTACGGCGTGGACGTGAGCAAGGTGTTCACCGCCTCCGAGATCGCCGAGCAGGACGGTCTGATGGTGTTCGAGCGGCCCGGCACCAATGTGCGCGCCGCCCTGGCGCAGCTGCGCGACCGCAGGCGCAACACCGCCGTGGTGGTCGATGCCAGCGGCAAATACCGCGGCATGGTCAGCCAGCACAGCCTGGCCAGGGCCCTGGACAGTCCCGGCGAGACCCGCTGGGAGGAAGCCTTTCTCAAGGGCATCGAGGCCGCGCCCGAGGACATGGAACTCAGCGACGTGCTCAGCCTGGTGGCCGCGAGCGAACACCCGGTGCCGGTGGTGGCGAAGGGCGGGCGCTATCTGGGCACCGTCAGCAAGACGGTACTGCTGCAGACACTGGACAAGGCGGGCTAGCAGGACACCAAAGGTATGGCTGACGGCAATTTCATCACCAATATCGATATCCCCATCGGCGAGTGGGTCAGCGGCGCGGTCGACTGGATCCAGGTCAATTTCACCGGTGTGCTGGACGGCATCTCCGAGGCCATCGAGTTCGTCATCGACAACTTCGAGGAGGGGCTGCTTGCCATCCCGCCGCTGCTGCTGGCGCTGCTGATCGTGGCCCTGGCCGCTTGGCGCGTGAGTTGGAAGTTCGGCATCTTCGCGCTGGTATCCATGCTGCTGCTCTTCGGCATGGATATCTGGGAGGAGACGGTTTCGACCCTGGCGCTGGTCATCGGCTCCAGCGCGCTGGCGCTGCTGATCGGTATTCCCATCGGCATCTCCATGGCGCGCAGTGACCTGGTCGAGGCCATTGTGCGCCCGGTGCTGGACTTCATGCAGACCATGCCGCCCTTCGTCTATCTCATCCCCGCCGCCATCTTCTTCGGCCTGGGTAAGGTGCCCGGCGCGATCGCCACCCTGGTGTTCGCCATGCCGCCGGCGGTGCGCCTGACCAATCTCGGCATCCGCCAGGTCAGCCCCGAGCACATCGAGGCGGGCCTGGCCTTCGGCTGCACCGCGCGCCAGCTGCTGTTCAAGGTGCAGCTGCCGCTGGCCATGCCCTCGATCATGGCCGGGGTGAACCAGACCATCATGCTGGCCCTGTCCATGGTGGTGATCGCCTCCATGATCGGCGCCGGCGGACTGGGCAACACGGTGCTGACCGGCATTCAGCGCCTGAACGTGGGCCTGGGATTCGAGGGCGGCCTCGGTGTGGTGCTGCTGGCCATTCTGCTGGATCGCATCACCCAGAGCTTCGGAGCCAGACGCAAAGCTGCATAAACCAAAGCAAACAAGGAGGACGTCATGCGATTCCTGAAATCACTGCAATATCTGCTGGCCGTCACGCTGATGCTGGGCCTGGCCGGCACGGCCCAGGCCGAAAAGGAGATCCGCATCGGCTGGACCGCCTGGTCGGATGCCGAGTTCGTCACCAAGCTTGCCGCGCGCATCCTGGAAGACGAGATGGGCTATGAGGTGGAACTGATCCAGACCGACATCGCCCCCCAGTACCAGGGCCTTGCCACCGGCAGCATCGACATCATGCTGATGTCCTGGCAGCCCGGCACCCACGCCGACTACATCGAAAAGCTGGGCAGCAAGATGGTGAATCTGGGGCTGCTCTACACCCATGCCCGGCTGGGTTGGGTGGTGCCGAGCTATATCCCGGAGGACCGGGTCAGCTCGATCGCCGATCTCAAGGATCCCGGTGTGATGGACAAGCTGGATGACACCATCACCGGTATCGACCCCGGCGCCGGCCTGACCCGCCTGTCCAAGCAGGCCATCGAGGACTACGGCCTGGACTACGAACTGCAGATCTCCAGCGGTGCCGGCATGACCGCCGCGCTCGACCGCGCCATCCGCCGCAACGAATGGATCGTGGTCACCGGCTGGAGTCCGCACTGGATGTTCGGCAAGTACGACCTGCGCTACCTGGACGACCCCAAGGGGACGCTGGGCAGCTACGAGCGGGTGCATGCCGTGGCACGCAAGGGCTTCTATCAGGACGACATCGAGGCGGCCGGCTTCTTCTCCCGCATGCAGCTGCCCATCGACGATCTGCAGGCCGCCATGTACGACGCCCAGGAAAGCTCCTACGAGGAGGCCGTGACCCGCTACATCGAGAACCACCCGGAACGTATCCGGTACTGGATCACGGGCGAGCTCTGAGCGCCGCCGTCCCGGGAGCGGGATGCCGGGACGGATACCATTCCGCCGGTGGCGAGGGGCCGCCGGGGACCGCAGGGAGGAAAGGGCAATGACAGGAAACGCTGTGGGCAAGGCACCGCTTGCCGGTGTGCTGGTGGTTGTACTGGGATTGCTCTCCGCGGCCGTGAGTGCGGACGAGACCGAGGTGCTGGAGCAGCGGGTGCAGGAGCTGCAGCGCGAACTGGAACAGGCCGAGCGGGCGCTGGCCGAGGCGAAGGCCGCCCGGAACGAGGCCGAGGCCCGGGCCGAGCGGGCGGAGGCCGAGATGTCCGAAATCACCCCGGCACCGGCCAAGATCAAGGTCGGCGACCTCACCATCGGCGGCGCCATCCGGGCCAACTATGCCGTGGGCGATTATCCCGAGGGCAACGGCGCCACCCGGGCCACCGAGGACAAGGGGGATTTCGCCCTCGACACCTTCCGCATCAACCTCGACTACCTCAGCGGCCCCTGGCAGGCCAAGGCGGAATACCGCTGGTATCCCGGCTACAACATGCTGCACACCGGCTGGGTGGGCTACAACTTCGAGGACAGCAGCCAGGTCCAGGTGGGCGTCAACCGGGTGCCCTTCGGTCCCGGGCCCTACGGCATTTCCCAGAGCTGGTTCTTCGACCAGCACTACTATGTCGGCCTGTCGGACGACATGGACCTGGGCGTGAAGTACTCCCGGCCCATGGGCGACTGGAAGTGGGACCTTGCCTATTACTATTCGGACGAGGGCGATTACCGGGGCGCCTCGCACAAGAGCGCGCGCTACTCCTACGACGTGGTCAACGAAAGCGGCAACGGCTACAAGGAGCGCAACCAGTTCAACCTGCGCGGCATCTACAGCGTGCCGGACGTGGCCATCGCCACCGATCTCGGTTTCTCGCTGCAGTTCGGCGAACTGGAAAGCGCCGGGCCGCAGGACGACGGCGACCGCATGGCCGCCTCGGTGCACATGGTCAACAAGTGGGACAACTTCACCCTGGCCAGTCAGCTGACCTGGTACGAGTTCGACGTCGACAGCGCCCAGCCGCTGGGCACCGACGATCGGGTCCAGTTCGGCGCCTACGACTTCCCCAGCACAGCGGCGGCCAAGGCCTGGATCCCGGGCATCTCGCTCAGCTACTACCAGGCCACGCCCGGCATCGACTGGCTGGATTATGTCATCCCCTATGCCGAGTACAGCGTCATCGTCAAGGACCAGAGCGGCTTCAACGACAGCGAACTGTTCATCCTCGGCGCGGCCTGGGGCCGGGGCGGCTGGTATGTCTACACCGATCTGGCCATGTCCAACGGCAACGAGTTCATCGGCGGCGACGCCGCCTTCGGCGACCGCCTCGGGGCCAATGCCGATGACCAGTGGCAGACCCGCTTCAATATCAATTTCGGCTACTATTTCTGATTTCCCGCCTTAGTACCCCTCTCCCGCGAGCGGGAGAGGGGCAGGGGTGAGGGCGGGGTCTCGACCCGCAAGCCCGTTTCCGGTGACTGTCGTGACCGGTCCCGATGCCCGTAATGCCGCCCTTATCCCGGTCTATACTGCCTGTAGCGCTGATTTCATAGACGAATATCTATGGATTCCGAATGACTTATGTATTTCCGCTGCCCTGTCGGCTACCGGTAGAATCCACTGGCCTGTCCCCAGCGGGCAATCGTTCAGGCCGCCTGGCAGTTTGATGATCAAGCTCAGAACCTATGTCTATATCGACTCGCTGCAGCCGCAGCTGGCCGAGTACATCGCCACGGCCTCCCAGGGTTTTCTGCCGGTGCCCGGGGAGGCCCTGCTGTGGGTGGAGGTTTCGCCGGGCATGGCCGTGCATCGGCTCACCGACATGGCGCTCAAGGCCACCCAGGTGCGCCTGGCCCAGCAGGTGGTCGAACGCCAGTACGGCTCCATGGTGATTCACCACCGCGACCAGAGCGACGTGATCGAGAGCGGCCGGGTGATTCTGAATCATCTGGGCGCGCGCCAGCAGGACCGTACCCGCTGCGAGGTGGCCTGGCAGGAGATCATCCGCGGCATGACGCCGGACCATACGGTGCTGATCAACCGCCAGGACCGGCGCGGCTCCATGATCCTGCCCGACCAGAGCATGTTCATTCTGGAGACCGAGCCGGCGGGGTATATCGTCTATGCGGCCAATCAGGCCGAGAAGGCGGCGAACATCACCCTGATCGATGTGCGCGCCGTGGGCGCCTTCGGCCGCCTGATCCTGTCGGGGCGCGAGGCCGACGTGGACGAGGCCGCGGCGGCCGCACTGGCCGCGGTCGAGAATCCATCCTGGACCTGATCTGGGAGGCGCTATGCATCGACAACAGCTGCTCGACCTGCTGACCCGCTACCGCACCGACTTCATGGAGGAGGCGGCCTATGTGCGCCGCGCCGTGGATTTCGTCGCCGCCCATCCGGACTGCTTCGAACGCTCGCTGCTGCCGGCGCACGTGACCGGCTCGGCCTGGGTGGTCAGCCCCGACCGCGAGCGGGTGCTGCTGCTGCATCATCGCAAGCACGATCAGTGGTTCCAGCCCGGCGGCCATGCCGACGGTGACGCCGATATCCTGCGCGTGGCCCTGCGCGAGACCCACGAGGAGACCGGGCTGGAGGCGCACCACATCCGCCTGGTCAGCGAGGCCCTGTTCGATGTGGACATCCATGTCATCGACAATGTCGACTATGCCCCGCGCCATGAGCACATCGATGTCCGCTTCCTGGTGGAGATCGATGACCGCCTGCCGGTGCCGGGCAACGACGAGTCCCACGACATCCTCTGGGCGGATCTCATCGCAGTGACCCGCTTCAACAACAACCGTTCGACCTGGCGCATGCTGGAGAAGACCCGGCGCATGCGCAATGCCCTGGCAGGGTGATCGAACCGTGC
This sequence is a window from Thiohalobacter thiocyanaticus. Protein-coding genes within it:
- a CDS encoding DUF2202 domain-containing protein is translated as MKSSRITAGFVVALSLAAAQPAFSDEPLTGLSVAEAEDLTYMREEEKLARDVYLTMDQYWNQRVFVNIAESEQTHTETIQMLLDKYGLVDPALDAVGYFTNTDLQGLYDQLVTRGMASELEALHVGGLIEEVDMQDIQAAIERTDHADIEQAYASLLCGSRNHLRAFVDAIERLGVQYAAQFLPQDEVDAIVGSPLEHCGNRPRQGS
- a CDS encoding amidohydrolase family protein, giving the protein MPSHLLLLAVLLIPPLSLAGPLFDAHLHYDAEHLGAMPPEAALARLDGSDVRHALVTGMPPRTVLELHRLAPQRIIPLLGVYRRPGDKRDWHADAGLPEWVERTLETGPWRGIGELHILAPHRHSPVLRRLAELAVAHDLPLLLHADPAVVDTLYETVPGLTLIWAHAGTYPYPRLIADYLARYPRLHVDLSVRDARIAPGGELDDAWYRLLVEHSERFLVGVDTFSLARWQAYDRVVAGIRHWLAQLPPETAERLARGNAERLLGVRGEE
- a CDS encoding ion transporter — encoded protein: MVEVILRDLDPASLRARAGRWIESPRVQHAIVFLIVINAIILGLETSPAVMERVGPALRLADSLILGVFVVEIAIKLFAYRLRFFTIAWNVFDFIVVGIALIPASGPLAVLRALRVLRVLRLISMVPKLRFIVEALLHAVPGIASIAGLMLLLFYVFAVMATGLFGQQFPDWFGSIGASMYTLFQIMTLESWSMGIVRPVMELYPHAWLFFVPFILIATFTMLNLFIGIIVDTMQTMHEAEHSRDRSLIEQRIEAEGGAIEDEIRGLRAEIRELKAALDRGRP
- a CDS encoding TlpA family protein disulfide reductase, producing the protein MLARLLLSIALLAFAPAAPADLGHDLTRLPEPVPAPDFALEDMDGEIHRLSDLRGRVVMVNFWATWCPPCREEMPSMEAVYQGLKDEGFQVLAVNQWESPDQVFPYMGQLDVYPSFPVLFDRDSSVAEAYGVKGLPTTVLIDPQGRVVYRAVGGRNFNHAEVRALIRGLMEHEE
- a CDS encoding DUF1499 domain-containing protein codes for the protein MKAVLLILAALILLAMITLAVLALHSRSQAPPGRVDGRLPPCPDSPNCVCSEYPADSAHYVEPLRLPGDLSPASVLDRLGEQVRSLGGTVTTVQPDYLVAGFRSRVFGFVDDLQLRPDAQAGVVHVRSASRVGHSDLGVNRQRVEALRQRWRQAGGVGRTVAEK
- the proV gene encoding glycine betaine/L-proline ABC transporter ATP-binding protein ProV, producing the protein MPVNGNGEGKDKLVVENLYKIFGPDPDEAMRLLEQGLSKDEIFERTRTTVGVQNANFAIRDGEVFVVMGLSGSGKSTLVRMLNRLIEPTHGRILLDGRDVTAMGRKELIRMRREHMSMVFQSFALLPHKTVAENAAFGLDVADVSKEEQRERAMKALETVGLGQYGDSYPDELSGGMKQRVGLARALATDASILLMDEAFSALDPLIRTEMQDELVRLQQREAHTIVFISHDLDEAIRIGDRIAIMEGGAIVQIGTPEEIVTSPANEYVRSFFYGVDVSKVFTASEIAEQDGLMVFERPGTNVRAALAQLRDRRRNTAVVVDASGKYRGMVSQHSLARALDSPGETRWEEAFLKGIEAAPEDMELSDVLSLVAASEHPVPVVAKGGRYLGTVSKTVLLQTLDKAG
- a CDS encoding ABC transporter permease produces the protein MADGNFITNIDIPIGEWVSGAVDWIQVNFTGVLDGISEAIEFVIDNFEEGLLAIPPLLLALLIVALAAWRVSWKFGIFALVSMLLLFGMDIWEETVSTLALVIGSSALALLIGIPIGISMARSDLVEAIVRPVLDFMQTMPPFVYLIPAAIFFGLGKVPGAIATLVFAMPPAVRLTNLGIRQVSPEHIEAGLAFGCTARQLLFKVQLPLAMPSIMAGVNQTIMLALSMVVIASMIGAGGLGNTVLTGIQRLNVGLGFEGGLGVVLLAILLDRITQSFGARRKAA
- a CDS encoding glycine betaine ABC transporter substrate-binding protein, giving the protein MRFLKSLQYLLAVTLMLGLAGTAQAEKEIRIGWTAWSDAEFVTKLAARILEDEMGYEVELIQTDIAPQYQGLATGSIDIMLMSWQPGTHADYIEKLGSKMVNLGLLYTHARLGWVVPSYIPEDRVSSIADLKDPGVMDKLDDTITGIDPGAGLTRLSKQAIEDYGLDYELQISSGAGMTAALDRAIRRNEWIVVTGWSPHWMFGKYDLRYLDDPKGTLGSYERVHAVARKGFYQDDIEAAGFFSRMQLPIDDLQAAMYDAQESSYEEAVTRYIENHPERIRYWITGEL
- a CDS encoding BMC domain-containing protein produces the protein MIKLRTYVYIDSLQPQLAEYIATASQGFLPVPGEALLWVEVSPGMAVHRLTDMALKATQVRLAQQVVERQYGSMVIHHRDQSDVIESGRVILNHLGARQQDRTRCEVAWQEIIRGMTPDHTVLINRQDRRGSMILPDQSMFILETEPAGYIVYAANQAEKAANITLIDVRAVGAFGRLILSGREADVDEAAAAALAAVENPSWT
- a CDS encoding NUDIX hydrolase is translated as MHRQQLLDLLTRYRTDFMEEAAYVRRAVDFVAAHPDCFERSLLPAHVTGSAWVVSPDRERVLLLHHRKHDQWFQPGGHADGDADILRVALRETHEETGLEAHHIRLVSEALFDVDIHVIDNVDYAPRHEHIDVRFLVEIDDRLPVPGNDESHDILWADLIAVTRFNNNRSTWRMLEKTRRMRNALAG